One genomic window of Paeniglutamicibacter sp. Y32M11 includes the following:
- a CDS encoding glucarate dehydratase family protein has translation MSTSGPDVTIFTPTPRATATNRAIITEVTVTPVAFADPPLLNSVGVHEPFALRAIVVVRTADGIYGLGETYGDEAHVTRLNRAGALLIGADAFNINQISALVAESLLEDSGLGGHGTGGMVTTTSLQDRVLSAFDVAALDIQGKILGVPVSTLLGGAVRDEVAFSGYLFYKWAGHPGQSPDSWGEALDPAGIVAQARKMVNDYGFTALKLKGGVFEPEIEAATIEALREAFPEMPLRIDPNGVWTVETAIKVGKRLEPVLEYLEDPCLSIEDNAVVRAAVKLPIATNMCVVSFNDVPPAIAAGAVDIVLSDHHFWGGLRRSQGLASIAETFKLGLSMHSNSHLGISFAAMIQLAAATKNIDYACDTHWPWKLASDDVIVPGVLEIKDGSVKVPTKPGLGVELDEEALERMHQQYLKCGLTKRDDTTYMQSIQPDFQLTTPRW, from the coding sequence ATGTCGACTTCTGGTCCAGACGTCACGATCTTCACCCCCACGCCCCGCGCAACAGCAACCAATCGCGCCATCATCACCGAGGTCACCGTGACCCCGGTGGCGTTTGCCGACCCCCCTCTACTGAATTCCGTCGGCGTGCACGAACCCTTCGCGCTGCGAGCCATCGTGGTCGTACGCACCGCGGACGGCATTTACGGTCTGGGCGAAACCTATGGGGATGAAGCCCATGTGACACGCTTGAACCGGGCCGGCGCGCTGCTCATCGGCGCGGATGCGTTCAATATCAATCAGATTTCCGCACTGGTCGCCGAATCTCTGCTCGAGGATTCGGGGCTCGGCGGTCATGGCACCGGCGGCATGGTCACCACCACCTCCCTTCAGGATCGAGTCCTCTCGGCCTTCGACGTGGCCGCCCTCGACATCCAGGGCAAGATTCTTGGTGTTCCCGTCAGCACGCTCTTGGGTGGCGCGGTACGTGATGAGGTCGCGTTCAGCGGCTACCTCTTTTACAAGTGGGCGGGGCATCCGGGCCAGAGCCCGGATTCCTGGGGCGAGGCCCTGGACCCGGCAGGAATCGTGGCCCAGGCTCGCAAGATGGTCAACGACTACGGATTCACCGCGCTCAAGCTCAAGGGCGGAGTCTTCGAACCGGAGATCGAAGCGGCCACGATCGAGGCTCTTCGCGAAGCCTTCCCCGAAATGCCGCTGCGCATTGATCCCAATGGCGTCTGGACAGTTGAGACGGCCATCAAGGTCGGGAAGCGACTGGAGCCGGTGTTGGAGTATCTCGAGGACCCTTGCCTATCTATCGAGGACAACGCGGTGGTCCGTGCAGCGGTCAAGCTGCCGATTGCCACCAATATGTGTGTGGTCTCCTTCAACGACGTGCCCCCGGCGATCGCCGCGGGAGCCGTGGACATCGTCCTTTCGGATCACCACTTCTGGGGTGGTCTACGGCGCTCGCAAGGACTGGCGAGCATCGCCGAGACCTTCAAACTTGGTTTGTCCATGCATTCAAATTCGCACCTTGGCATCAGCTTCGCCGCGATGATTCAGCTTGCGGCCGCCACCAAGAACATCGACTATGCCTGCGACACCCATTGGCCCTGGAAACTGGCCAGCGACGACGTCATCGTTCCCGGCGTCCTGGAAATCAAGGATGGCTCGGTCAAGGTCCCCACCAAACCGGGGCTCGGTGTGGAACTCGACGAGGAGGCGCTGGAGCGGATGCATCAGCAATATCTGAAGTGCGGGCTGACCAAACGTGATGACACCACCTACATGCAAAGCATCCAGCCTGATTTCCAGCTCACCACCCCGCGCTGGTGA
- a CDS encoding 2-hydroxyacid dehydrogenase: MRIVVTDPIISRFADLLQETAPGNDWEFVAGLSPEAQSAAISRAEVLVCAKLSPEDAASCPAGLVHITGSGADRVAVANLPADTVVARTSHHERSIAEHILMVVLAHQRRLLSVTDQMRAGIWRSVATEPSTAMHRTLNELTIGFVGLGGIGTEAVRICTGLGMRAVAVRRNPEAAQVTDTNLHWVKAMEDLPELLAVSDVVVLCLPLTEETHGLMGTEQFQLMRSGALLVNVSRGAIIDEQALYLVLREGTIGGAALDVWWDAPNGTDAPEVVSRFVALPNVIATPHYSGHALQTFVRRATEIAQNINAFNEGRPPSNTFDRAQSVAPF, from the coding sequence ATGCGTATCGTTGTCACCGACCCCATCATTTCCAGGTTCGCCGACCTCTTGCAGGAGACCGCTCCGGGGAACGACTGGGAATTTGTTGCCGGTCTTTCCCCCGAGGCCCAGTCGGCGGCGATATCCCGCGCCGAGGTATTGGTGTGTGCCAAATTGAGCCCTGAGGATGCGGCATCCTGCCCTGCGGGGTTGGTCCACATCACCGGTTCCGGTGCCGACCGGGTTGCCGTGGCGAATCTGCCTGCCGATACGGTCGTGGCGCGGACTTCGCATCACGAACGCTCAATCGCCGAGCACATCTTGATGGTGGTGTTGGCTCACCAGCGCCGGTTGTTGTCCGTGACCGATCAGATGCGCGCAGGCATTTGGCGTTCGGTGGCTACCGAACCAAGCACGGCCATGCACCGTACGTTGAATGAACTCACGATCGGGTTTGTGGGCCTTGGTGGGATCGGAACCGAAGCCGTGCGCATCTGCACCGGGCTGGGAATGAGAGCCGTTGCCGTGCGCCGGAATCCCGAAGCGGCGCAAGTAACTGACACCAATCTCCATTGGGTCAAGGCCATGGAGGACCTCCCCGAACTTCTGGCGGTGAGTGACGTGGTCGTCCTTTGCCTGCCGCTCACCGAGGAAACGCACGGGTTGATGGGAACCGAGCAATTTCAGCTCATGCGCAGCGGCGCCCTACTAGTCAATGTTTCCCGCGGGGCGATCATTGATGAGCAGGCACTGTATTTGGTACTACGGGAAGGAACCATTGGCGGGGCCGCCCTGGACGTGTGGTGGGATGCCCCGAACGGGACCGATGCACCCGAAGTGGTGTCGCGCTTCGTGGCGCTTCCCAATGTCATCGCCACCCCTCACTATTCCGGGCACGCCCTCCAGACCTTCGTGCGTCGCGCGACGGAAATCGCGCAGAACATCAACGCCTTCAACGAGGGACGCCCACCAAGCAACACCTTCGACCGCGCCCAGAGTGTGGCACCCTTCTAA
- a CDS encoding glycosyltransferase family 2 protein produces the protein MQQGIMSTLSVVVPVLNDAQHLRVLLDLLARQSKTPDEIIVVDNGSTDDSVFWAQAAGARVIHQPLPGIMAAAAAGYEAATGDLIIRCDADTRPPSDWLRRIDEHFTRSGELDALTGPGRFYDLPSLISVMASFFYASAYFLGIGGAVARVPLWGSNMAFRREIWPAVSEQLDLGNLNLHDDLEFTCKLEPGAITRFDRKLRVGAAGRIFSRKGGLRDSVGVALRTLELNGAAAGVWRRWHQKLGSGRLETR, from the coding sequence TTGCAGCAGGGCATCATGAGTACACTCAGCGTGGTGGTCCCAGTACTCAACGATGCTCAGCATCTGCGAGTACTCCTCGACCTGCTGGCCCGGCAATCAAAGACACCGGACGAAATCATCGTCGTCGACAACGGATCAACCGACGATTCCGTGTTCTGGGCCCAGGCCGCGGGCGCAAGAGTGATCCACCAACCGCTACCCGGAATCATGGCGGCTGCCGCTGCAGGCTACGAGGCGGCGACGGGCGATCTCATCATCCGTTGCGACGCCGATACACGGCCGCCGAGCGACTGGCTGCGCCGGATCGACGAACATTTCACGCGTAGCGGCGAACTGGATGCGTTGACAGGTCCCGGTCGTTTCTATGATCTGCCTAGCCTCATCAGTGTGATGGCCTCGTTCTTCTATGCTTCGGCATATTTCCTGGGTATCGGCGGAGCCGTCGCCCGTGTGCCGCTCTGGGGGTCCAATATGGCGTTCCGCCGCGAAATCTGGCCGGCGGTGAGCGAACAACTGGATTTGGGGAACCTGAATCTTCATGATGACTTGGAGTTCACCTGCAAACTCGAACCCGGCGCGATCACAAGATTCGATAGGAAGCTGCGGGTTGGAGCCGCCGGACGGATTTTCTCCAGAAAGGGCGGTCTCCGTGATTCCGTTGGCGTGGCGCTGCGGACCTTGGAACTCAACGGCGCGGCGGCAGGGGTGTGGCGACGCTGGCACCAGAAGCTTGGTTCCGGGCGACTTGAGACGCGGTGA
- a CDS encoding NADPH-dependent FMN reductase — MTNYNIGYIVGSLSTGSINRTLSQALIKLAPDNLQFTEISIKDLPLYNYDFDASYPPEGTAFKTAVEASDGLLIISPEYNRSIPGALKNAIDWGSRPWGTNSFARKPTGIIGASPGAIGTAVMQSSMRSVLSFLDAPQLNSPEGYIAFKPEIFDAEGNVSDSGTADFLGHYMSEFGAFVARVLDANAEGHIGDAEPVQAP; from the coding sequence ATGACTAACTACAACATTGGTTACATCGTCGGTTCACTGTCCACCGGATCCATCAACCGCACCCTCTCCCAGGCGTTGATCAAGCTGGCTCCGGACAACCTTCAATTCACCGAGATCTCCATCAAGGATCTCCCGTTGTACAACTACGATTTTGACGCCAGCTACCCTCCAGAGGGCACGGCGTTCAAGACGGCCGTCGAGGCTTCGGACGGTTTGCTGATCATCTCCCCCGAATACAACCGCTCCATCCCCGGCGCCCTGAAAAACGCCATCGACTGGGGGTCACGGCCCTGGGGCACCAACTCCTTTGCTCGTAAGCCCACCGGCATCATCGGGGCTTCCCCCGGAGCCATCGGCACCGCGGTCATGCAATCCTCCATGCGCAGCGTGCTCAGCTTCTTGGACGCCCCACAGCTGAACTCCCCCGAGGGTTACATCGCCTTCAAGCCCGAGATCTTTGACGCCGAGGGCAATGTGTCCGACAGCGGGACCGCGGATTTCCTCGGCCACTACATGAGCGAATTCGGTGCCTTCGTCGCCCGCGTCCTGGACGCCAACGCAGAGGGCCACATCGGCGATGCGGAGCCGGTTCAGGCGCCGTAA
- a CDS encoding M20/M25/M40 family metallo-hydrolase translates to MEITRDLGEAAKTPLRRRTFLGGVAALGAAGIAGTGVVAGTAGANPAAAATMIPEADKDALDLLQRMLRFDTQNFGKGADTRPHAEMLKAVWENAGVAAEIIDTPQPNNVHLIARIPGTGTEKPLLILGHSDVVPVERENWTVDPFSGEVRDGEVYGRGALDMKGANSATISALLRHLSEGATFDRDIIVLTDCDEEAGSFGSKWLATNHWDKLDAGMVLTEGGWFLAQKDKTTPMLITATRQDKVYFNLDLTAAGTATHSSKPNPDSAIVALSRAVAELGDWQAPVHLTEVTREYFSALAKASVDAGFRRAVQLLLSARSQNARERAARVMVSKSSYPWLHSALLRTTHAFVIEDAGYKENVIPSSAHVRINCRAIPGGQKPREFLAQVRKMMAERDVEVALAVAEGVSEEETLAELDKTWATPPADINTPLFKALSGAAEETYPDATFAPALFEAGTSLAPWRERGIPGYGVYPYVLDNDQLIGMHGNDERIYVEALRQGSDYMYKVFSRFRN, encoded by the coding sequence ATGGAAATTACACGTGACTTGGGCGAAGCCGCAAAGACGCCGCTGCGCCGTCGCACATTCCTGGGTGGTGTCGCAGCTCTGGGCGCTGCGGGTATCGCCGGCACCGGCGTCGTCGCCGGAACTGCCGGCGCGAACCCCGCCGCGGCCGCGACGATGATCCCGGAAGCCGACAAGGACGCGCTCGACCTGCTCCAGCGCATGCTCCGCTTTGACACGCAGAACTTCGGGAAGGGCGCTGACACCCGGCCGCATGCCGAGATGCTCAAGGCCGTGTGGGAGAACGCGGGCGTTGCCGCGGAAATCATCGACACCCCGCAGCCAAACAACGTCCACCTGATTGCGCGCATCCCCGGAACTGGAACCGAGAAGCCACTGCTGATCCTGGGTCATTCAGACGTCGTTCCGGTGGAACGCGAGAACTGGACCGTGGACCCGTTCTCCGGCGAGGTGCGCGACGGTGAGGTCTACGGGCGTGGGGCCCTGGATATGAAGGGCGCCAACTCGGCGACCATCAGCGCCCTGTTGCGGCACCTCTCCGAGGGCGCCACCTTCGATAGGGACATCATCGTGCTCACCGACTGCGACGAGGAAGCCGGGTCCTTCGGCTCGAAGTGGCTGGCCACCAACCACTGGGACAAGCTGGATGCCGGCATGGTGTTGACCGAAGGCGGCTGGTTCCTGGCACAAAAGGACAAGACCACCCCGATGCTCATCACCGCGACCCGACAGGACAAGGTCTACTTCAACCTGGATTTGACCGCTGCCGGGACCGCCACCCACTCTTCGAAGCCCAACCCCGACTCGGCCATCGTGGCGCTCTCCCGTGCCGTGGCCGAGCTTGGCGACTGGCAAGCACCGGTGCACCTCACCGAGGTGACCCGCGAGTACTTCTCCGCGCTGGCCAAGGCCTCGGTGGATGCAGGGTTTAGGCGTGCGGTTCAGCTGCTGCTTTCGGCCCGCAGCCAGAACGCCCGCGAGCGCGCAGCCCGCGTCATGGTGTCCAAGTCCAGCTACCCCTGGCTGCACAGTGCCCTGCTGCGCACCACTCATGCCTTCGTGATCGAGGACGCGGGCTACAAGGAGAACGTCATTCCGTCCTCGGCTCACGTGCGCATCAACTGCCGGGCGATTCCCGGAGGGCAGAAGCCGCGCGAATTCCTAGCCCAGGTGCGCAAGATGATGGCCGAACGCGACGTCGAGGTTGCCCTGGCTGTTGCCGAGGGAGTCAGTGAGGAAGAGACGCTGGCCGAGCTCGACAAGACCTGGGCCACCCCGCCGGCCGATATCAACACCCCGCTGTTCAAAGCCTTGAGTGGTGCCGCGGAGGAAACCTATCCGGATGCGACATTTGCTCCCGCGCTCTTCGAGGCCGGCACGTCCCTGGCGCCGTGGCGCGAGCGCGGCATTCCCGGCTATGGCGTCTACCCGTACGTGCTGGACAACGACCAGCTCATTGGGATGCATGGAAACGACGAGCGGATCTACGTCGAGGCGCTGCGTCAGGGCAGCGACTACATGTACAAGGTGTTCTCCAGATTCCGTAACTGA